One Pseudomonas abieticivorans genomic region harbors:
- a CDS encoding YnfA family protein produces MLNYLWFFLAAIFEIAGCYGFYLWLRLGKSAWWIPPALVSLTLFGLLLTRVEAAYAGRAYAAYGGIYIVTSLVWLAVVEKVRPMGSDWLGALLCVVGASIILWGPKLHSA; encoded by the coding sequence GTGCTCAATTACCTGTGGTTTTTTCTCGCGGCGATCTTCGAGATTGCCGGTTGCTACGGCTTTTACCTCTGGCTGCGCCTGGGCAAGAGTGCTTGGTGGATCCCCCCCGCGCTGGTCAGCCTGACCCTGTTCGGGTTGCTGTTGACCCGGGTGGAAGCCGCCTACGCCGGCCGCGCTTATGCCGCTTACGGCGGGATTTACATCGTGACGTCCCTGGTGTGGCTGGCCGTGGTGGAAAAAGTCCGGCCCATGGGCAGCGATTGGCTCGGCGCACTGCTGTGCGTGGTGGGCGCCAGCATTATCCTGTGGGGCCCGAAGTTGCATTCCGCTTAG
- a CDS encoding DUF3309 family protein produces the protein MGTILIIILILLLVGGLPVFPHSRSWGYGPSGIIGVVLVVLLILVLLGRI, from the coding sequence ATGGGCACCATACTTATCATCATTCTGATACTGCTGCTGGTCGGTGGTTTACCCGTGTTCCCTCACTCCAGAAGTTGGGGTTACGGCCCGTCGGGGATTATTGGGGTCGTGTTGGTCGTCCTGCTGATTTTGGTATTGCTGGGCAGAATATAG
- a CDS encoding osmoprotectant NAGGN system M42 family peptidase, with the protein MTSRIPEPDIHYLQKVLLEMLAIPSPTGFTDTIVRYVAERLEELGIPFELTRRGTIRATLKGQKNSPDRAVSAHLDTIGASVRAFQDNGRLSLAPVGCWSSRFAEGSRVSVFTDTGVIRGSVLPLMASGHAFNTAVDQMPVSWDHVELRLDAYCSTRADCESLGINVGDFVAFDPLPEFTESGHISARHLDDKAGVAALLASLKAIVESGQTPAIDCHPLFTITEETGSGAAAALPWDVSEFVGIDIAPVAPGQHSNEHTVSVAMQDSGGPYDYHLSRHLLRLGQEHELPLRRDLFRYYFSDAHSAVTAGHDIRTALLAFGCDATHGYERTHIDSLSALSKILVAYLLSPPVFASDAQPANGSLERFSHQLEHDAQMESDTRVPAVDSLVGNKS; encoded by the coding sequence ATGACTTCCCGAATTCCCGAACCGGATATCCACTACCTGCAAAAGGTACTGCTGGAGATGCTCGCCATCCCCAGCCCCACCGGTTTTACCGATACCATCGTGCGCTACGTCGCCGAGCGCCTGGAAGAGCTGGGCATTCCATTCGAACTGACCCGGCGTGGCACCATCCGCGCCACGCTCAAGGGCCAGAAAAACTCACCCGACCGCGCGGTATCGGCGCACCTGGACACCATCGGCGCCAGCGTGCGCGCCTTCCAGGACAACGGCCGGCTGTCGTTGGCGCCCGTGGGCTGCTGGTCCAGCCGCTTTGCCGAAGGCAGCCGCGTCAGCGTGTTCACCGACACCGGGGTGATCCGCGGCAGCGTGTTGCCACTGATGGCCTCTGGGCATGCCTTCAACACCGCCGTCGACCAGATGCCCGTCAGTTGGGACCACGTGGAGCTGCGCCTGGACGCCTATTGCAGCACCCGCGCCGACTGCGAATCGCTGGGCATCAACGTCGGTGACTTCGTCGCCTTCGACCCACTGCCCGAGTTCACCGAAAGCGGCCACATCAGTGCCCGCCACCTGGACGACAAGGCGGGCGTCGCGGCCTTGCTGGCCTCGCTCAAGGCCATTGTTGAAAGCGGCCAGACCCCGGCCATCGACTGCCACCCACTGTTTACCATCACCGAGGAAACCGGTTCCGGCGCAGCGGCCGCCTTGCCTTGGGACGTCAGTGAATTCGTCGGCATCGACATCGCGCCGGTCGCGCCCGGGCAGCACTCCAACGAGCACACCGTCAGCGTGGCCATGCAGGATTCGGGCGGCCCCTATGACTATCACCTGTCGCGGCACCTGCTGCGCCTGGGCCAAGAGCACGAGCTGCCGCTGCGCCGCGACCTGTTTCGCTATTACTTCAGCGACGCCCACTCGGCCGTGACCGCAGGCCACGACATCCGCACCGCCCTGCTGGCGTTCGGTTGCGACGCCACCCACGGCTACGAGCGCACGCACATCGACAGCCTCAGTGCCTTGAGCAAGATCCTGGTGGCCTACCTGCTAAGCCCACCGGTATTTGCCAGCGATGCCCAGCCGGCCAACGGCTCGCTGGAGCGCTTCAGCCATCAACTGGAACATGATGCGCAGATGGAGAGTGATACCCGAGTGCCAGCGGTTGACAGCTTGGTGGGTAACAAGAGTTAG
- a CDS encoding DUF485 domain-containing protein has product MNDSIYLTIQNSPRFKELVQKREKFAWILSAIMLGLYAAFILLIAYGPHVLGAKLSPESSITWGIPIGVGLILSAFVLTAIYVRRANGEFDDLNNAILKEAQQ; this is encoded by the coding sequence ATGAACGACAGCATTTACCTCACGATTCAAAACAGCCCGCGTTTCAAGGAGCTGGTGCAAAAAAGGGAAAAGTTCGCCTGGATACTCTCGGCGATCATGCTTGGGCTCTATGCAGCCTTTATCTTGTTGATCGCCTACGGACCGCATGTTCTCGGTGCCAAACTCAGCCCGGAGTCTTCCATCACCTGGGGTATTCCGATCGGTGTTGGCCTGATTCTCTCGGCTTTCGTGTTGACGGCCATTTATGTACGCCGCGCCAACGGAGAGTTCGATGACCTGAACAACGCGATCCTCAAGGAGGCACAGCAATGA
- a CDS encoding cation acetate symporter: MIRRLLATLGLAAFAPALFAADAITGAVQKQPLNIPAIIMFVVFVGATLCITYWASKRNKSAADYYAAGGRITGFQNGLAIAGDYMSAASFLGISALVFTSGYDGLIYSIGFLVGWPIILFLIAERLRNLGKYTFADVASYRLKQTEIRTLSACGSLVVVAFYLIAQMVGAGKLIQLLFGLDYHVAVVLVGILMCLYVLFGGMLATTWVQIIKAVLLLSGASFMAFMVMKHVNFDFNTLFSEAIKVHPKGEAIMSPGGLVKDPISAFSLGLALMFGTAGLPHILMRFFTVSDAKEARKSVLYATGFIGYFYILTFIIGFGAILLVSTNPAFKDAAGALLGGNNMAAVHLADAVGGSIFLGFISAVAFATILAVVAGLTLAGASAVSHDLYASVIRKGRVVEKDEIRVSKITTIALAVLAIGLGVLFENQNIAFMVGLAFSIAASCNFPVLLLSMYWKKLTTRGAMVGGWMGLISAVGLMILGPTIWVQILGHEKAIFPYEYPALFSIAIAFVGIWFFSITDKSPSAVEERALFFPQFVRSQTGLGASGAVSH, from the coding sequence ATGATCCGGCGCCTATTGGCAACTCTTGGCCTGGCGGCCTTCGCACCGGCGTTGTTCGCCGCCGACGCGATCACCGGCGCCGTTCAGAAACAACCCCTCAATATCCCGGCCATCATCATGTTCGTGGTGTTTGTCGGTGCCACCTTGTGCATCACTTACTGGGCGTCCAAGCGCAACAAATCGGCCGCCGACTACTACGCGGCGGGCGGGCGCATCACCGGCTTTCAAAATGGCCTGGCGATTGCCGGCGACTACATGTCGGCTGCGTCTTTCCTGGGTATTTCCGCCCTTGTATTCACCTCCGGCTACGACGGCCTGATCTACTCGATCGGCTTCCTGGTAGGCTGGCCGATCATTCTGTTCCTGATCGCCGAGCGCTTGCGCAACCTGGGCAAGTACACGTTTGCCGACGTTGCCTCCTACCGCCTCAAGCAGACCGAGATCCGTACCCTGTCGGCCTGCGGTTCGCTGGTGGTGGTGGCCTTCTACCTGATCGCGCAAATGGTCGGCGCTGGCAAGCTGATCCAGCTGCTGTTCGGCCTGGACTACCACGTGGCCGTGGTGCTGGTCGGTATCCTGATGTGCCTGTACGTACTGTTCGGCGGCATGCTGGCAACCACTTGGGTGCAGATCATCAAGGCCGTGCTGCTGCTTTCCGGCGCTTCTTTCATGGCCTTCATGGTGATGAAACACGTCAACTTCGACTTCAACACGCTGTTTTCCGAGGCCATCAAGGTTCACCCCAAAGGTGAGGCGATCATGAGCCCGGGCGGTTTGGTCAAAGACCCGATCTCGGCATTCTCCCTGGGCCTGGCGCTGATGTTCGGTACCGCTGGCCTGCCGCATATCCTGATGCGCTTCTTCACCGTGAGCGACGCCAAGGAAGCGCGTAAAAGCGTGTTGTACGCCACCGGCTTCATCGGCTACTTCTACATCCTGACCTTCATCATCGGCTTCGGCGCGATCTTGCTGGTCAGCACCAACCCGGCGTTCAAGGATGCCGCGGGCGCCTTGCTGGGCGGTAACAACATGGCGGCGGTGCACTTGGCCGACGCGGTGGGTGGCAGTATCTTCCTGGGCTTCATTTCGGCCGTGGCCTTTGCCACCATCCTCGCGGTAGTGGCCGGCTTGACCCTGGCCGGTGCCTCGGCGGTGTCCCATGACCTGTACGCCAGCGTGATCCGCAAGGGCCGCGTGGTCGAGAAAGACGAGATCCGCGTGTCGAAGATCACCACCATCGCCTTGGCGGTGTTGGCCATCGGCCTGGGCGTCCTGTTCGAGAACCAGAACATCGCCTTCATGGTGGGCCTGGCATTCTCCATCGCCGCCAGCTGCAACTTCCCGGTGCTGCTGCTTTCCATGTACTGGAAAAAACTCACCACTCGCGGCGCCATGGTCGGTGGCTGGATGGGCTTGATCAGCGCCGTGGGCCTGATGATCCTGGGCCCGACCATCTGGGTACAGATCCTGGGCCATGAGAAGGCGATCTTCCCCTACGAATACCCGGCGCTGTTCTCCATCGCCATTGCCTTCGTCGGTATCTGGTTCTTCTCGATTACCGACAAGTCGCCTTCGGCCGTCGAAGAACGGGCATTGTTCTTCCCGCAATTCGTGCGTTCGCAAACCGGCCTGGGGGCCAGTGGGGCGGTCTCCCACTAA
- a CDS encoding SDR family oxidoreductase produces the protein MQNRIMITGAGSGLGREIALRWAREGWQLALSDVNEPGLQETLKLVREAGADGFVQRCDVRDYSQLTALAQACEEKLGGIDVIVNNAGVASGGFFSELQLEDWDWQIAINLMGVVKGCKAFLPLLEKSKGKIINIASMAALMQGPAMSNYNVAKAGVVALSESLLVELGQEEIGVHVVCPSFFQTNLLDSFRGPTPAMKAQVGKLLESSPISATDIADYIYQKVAAGEFMILPHEQGRQAWALKQQNPQLLYNEMAAMAEKMRAKARQNQG, from the coding sequence ATGCAAAATCGCATCATGATCACTGGCGCAGGTTCAGGCCTGGGTCGCGAAATCGCCCTGCGCTGGGCGCGTGAAGGCTGGCAGTTGGCGCTGTCGGACGTTAACGAGCCAGGGCTTCAGGAAACCCTCAAGCTGGTGCGAGAGGCGGGCGCAGATGGCTTCGTGCAACGCTGCGACGTGCGTGACTACAGTCAGCTCACCGCGCTTGCCCAGGCCTGCGAGGAAAAACTCGGTGGCATCGACGTCATCGTCAACAACGCCGGGGTCGCCTCGGGCGGTTTTTTCAGCGAGTTGCAACTCGAAGACTGGGACTGGCAGATCGCGATCAACCTGATGGGCGTGGTCAAGGGGTGCAAGGCGTTCTTGCCGCTGCTGGAAAAAAGCAAAGGCAAGATCATCAACATCGCCTCCATGGCTGCGCTGATGCAAGGGCCGGCCATGAGCAACTACAACGTCGCCAAGGCCGGCGTGGTGGCATTGTCCGAAAGCCTGCTGGTGGAATTGGGCCAGGAAGAAATTGGCGTGCATGTGGTGTGCCCGTCGTTTTTCCAGACCAACCTGTTGGACTCGTTTCGCGGTCCTACACCGGCCATGAAAGCCCAAGTGGGCAAATTGCTGGAAAGCTCGCCGATCAGCGCCACCGACATCGCCGACTATATTTACCAGAAAGTGGCGGCGGGCGAGTTCATGATTTTGCCCCACGAGCAGGGGCGCCAGGCGTGGGCCCTCAAGCAACAGAACCCGCAGTTGCTGTACAACGAAATGGCCGCAATGGCCGAGAAAATGCGCGCCAAGGCCCGGCAAAACCAGGGCTGA
- the csrA gene encoding carbon storage regulator CsrA produces the protein MLVLTRDVGEAISIGDNIWVKVLEVRGGQVRFGVQAPKNIEIHRSEVYRRIVAQLVAQGKAR, from the coding sequence ATGCTAGTACTGACACGTGACGTAGGCGAAGCCATCTCCATTGGTGACAATATCTGGGTAAAAGTGCTGGAAGTGCGCGGCGGCCAAGTGCGCTTCGGGGTGCAGGCGCCAAAGAACATCGAGATCCACCGTTCCGAAGTCTACCGGCGCATCGTTGCGCAACTGGTCGCCCAGGGGAAGGCGCGCTGA
- a CDS encoding YheU family protein — protein MLIPYDQLEADTLTRLIEDFVTRDGTDNGDETPLDTRVLRVRHALTKLQAFIVFDPDSQQCQLMLKHDIPKALFD, from the coding sequence ATGCTGATTCCTTACGACCAACTGGAAGCCGACACCCTTACCCGCCTGATCGAAGACTTCGTTACCCGCGACGGCACCGACAACGGCGATGAAACACCGCTGGACACGCGCGTATTGCGCGTACGGCACGCCCTGACCAAACTGCAGGCGTTCATTGTGTTCGACCCGGACAGCCAACAATGCCAGCTGATGCTCAAGCACGATATTCCCAAGGCGCTGTTCGACTGA
- the ngg gene encoding N-acetylglutaminylglutamine synthetase — protein sequence MKAHATAYSQRLLRGQSPSYERLQARFAEDGETPDAQPRALHCGWGRLLIGHTWPNPAQLAEELLNEQQGERDIALYVAAPQQVLAHAPQQLFLDPSDTLRLWFSDYRPAQRVFRGFRIRRAQTEGDWEAINQLYLKRRMLPIDPGLLTPRHQGGPVYWLAEDEDSGKVIGSVMGLNHHKAFRDPENGSSLWCLAVDPRCTRPGVGEVLVRHLVEHFMSRGLSYLDLSVLHDNRLAKNLYAKLGFRNLPTFAIKRKNGINQPLFLGPGPQAELNPYARIIVDEAYRRGIEVQVDDADAGLFTLSHGNRRVRCRESLCDLTSSISMTLCQDKSLTHKVLKAAGLKLPAQQLAGSADDNQDFLDEHGRVVVKPLDGEQGQGVAVDLSTLEEVQQAIEHAHAFDSRVLLESFHEGHDLRIVVIGFEVVAAAIRWPAQITGDGQHSIGALIEAQSRRRQAATGGESRIPLDAETQRTLHAAGVDYDTVLPAGQVLAVRKAANLHTGGHLEDVTAILHPTLVDAAQRAARALDIPVVGLDLMVPAADQPEYVFIEANERVGLANHEPQPTAERFVDLLFPHTQVIS from the coding sequence ATGAAAGCTCATGCCACGGCCTACAGCCAACGCTTGCTGCGCGGCCAGTCGCCCTCCTACGAACGCCTGCAGGCGCGCTTTGCCGAGGACGGTGAAACGCCGGACGCGCAACCTCGCGCGCTGCATTGCGGTTGGGGCCGGTTGCTGATCGGGCACACCTGGCCCAACCCGGCCCAACTCGCCGAGGAGTTGCTCAACGAGCAGCAAGGCGAGCGCGACATTGCCCTGTACGTGGCCGCACCGCAGCAAGTGCTGGCCCACGCACCTCAGCAATTGTTCCTGGACCCCTCCGACACGCTGCGCCTGTGGTTCAGTGACTATCGCCCCGCACAACGGGTGTTTCGCGGCTTTCGCATTCGCCGCGCGCAAACCGAAGGCGACTGGGAAGCCATCAATCAGTTGTACCTCAAGCGTCGCATGCTACCCATCGACCCGGGCCTGTTGACCCCTCGCCACCAAGGCGGGCCGGTGTACTGGCTGGCCGAGGACGAAGACAGCGGCAAAGTGATCGGCAGCGTGATGGGCTTGAACCATCACAAGGCCTTTCGCGACCCGGAGAACGGCAGCAGCCTCTGGTGCCTGGCCGTAGACCCCCGTTGCACCCGCCCAGGCGTGGGTGAGGTATTGGTGCGCCACTTGGTGGAACACTTCATGAGCCGCGGTTTGAGTTACCTGGACCTGTCGGTGCTGCACGACAATCGCCTGGCGAAAAACCTCTACGCCAAGCTGGGCTTTCGCAACCTGCCGACGTTTGCCATCAAGCGCAAGAACGGCATCAATCAACCGCTGTTCCTGGGTCCCGGCCCGCAAGCCGAACTCAACCCGTACGCGCGGATCATTGTCGATGAAGCCTATCGTCGTGGCATTGAAGTACAGGTCGACGACGCCGATGCCGGGTTGTTTACCTTGAGCCATGGCAACCGCCGGGTCCGTTGTCGCGAATCGCTGTGCGACCTGACCAGTTCAATCAGCATGACCCTGTGCCAAGACAAAAGCCTGACCCACAAGGTGCTCAAGGCCGCCGGCTTGAAATTGCCGGCGCAACAACTGGCCGGCAGCGCTGACGACAACCAGGATTTTCTGGACGAGCACGGGCGTGTCGTGGTCAAGCCGCTGGACGGCGAACAGGGCCAGGGCGTCGCCGTGGACCTGTCGACCTTGGAGGAGGTGCAACAGGCCATCGAGCACGCCCACGCGTTCGACAGCCGGGTGCTGCTGGAAAGCTTCCACGAGGGCCACGACCTGCGCATCGTGGTCATCGGCTTTGAAGTGGTGGCGGCGGCCATCCGCTGGCCAGCGCAGATCACCGGCGATGGGCAGCATTCCATCGGCGCGCTGATCGAGGCACAAAGCCGCCGTCGCCAGGCCGCAACCGGCGGTGAAAGCCGCATCCCGCTGGACGCCGAAACCCAGCGCACGCTGCACGCCGCCGGCGTCGACTACGACACCGTGCTGCCCGCAGGCCAAGTGCTCGCGGTGCGCAAAGCCGCCAACCTGCACACCGGCGGGCACTTGGAAGACGTGACCGCCATCCTCCATCCCACCTTGGTGGACGCCGCTCAACGCGCGGCCCGGGCACTGGACATCCCGGTAGTGGGCCTGGACCTGATGGTGCCGGCGGCCGACCAGCCGGAGTACGTGTTCATCGAAGCCAACGAGCGCGTGGGCCTGGCCAACCACGAACCGCAACCCACGGCCGAACGCTTTGTGGACCTGTTGTTTCCGCATACCCAGGTCATCAGTTAA
- a CDS encoding N-acetylglutaminylglutamine amidotransferase, giving the protein MCGLAGELRFDRQPADLAAVERITHHLAPRGPDAWGFHSQGPVALGHRRLKIMDLSDGSAQPMVDSALGLSLAFNGAIYNFPELRAELEGLGYGFYSGGDTEVLLKGYHAWGADLLPKLNGMFAFAIWERDAQRLFIARDRLGVKPLYLSRTGERLRFASALPALLKGGDISPLLDPVALNHYLNFHAVVPAPRTLLAGIEKLPPASWMRIDADGKTEQKTWWTLPYGPHADEANLTLEDWRDRVLDSTREAVAIRQRAAVDVGVLLSGGVDSSLLVGLLREAGVENLSTFSIGFQDAGGERGDEFQYSDLIAKHYGTEHHQLRIDEREIIEQLPAAFRAMSEPMVSHDCIAFYLLSREVAKHCKVVQSGQGADELFAGYHWYPQVDGASDPYAAYREAFFDRSYADYADTVQPKWRTPNDAAGDFVRDHFAMAGADAAVDKALRLDSTVMLVDDPVKRVDNMTMAWGLEARTPFLDYRLVELSARVPAKFKLPDGGKQVLKEAARLVIPSEVIDRKKGYFPVPGLKHLQGDTLNWVRDLLLDPSQDRGLFNPAQLDRLLSDPQGQLTPLRGSKLWQLAALNLWLSEQGI; this is encoded by the coding sequence ATGTGCGGATTAGCTGGTGAATTGCGTTTTGATCGTCAACCTGCGGACCTTGCGGCCGTAGAACGGATCACCCATCATTTGGCCCCTCGTGGCCCGGACGCCTGGGGCTTCCATAGCCAAGGGCCGGTCGCCTTGGGCCACCGCCGGCTGAAAATCATGGACCTGTCGGACGGCTCCGCCCAACCGATGGTCGACAGCGCTTTGGGCCTGTCCCTGGCATTCAACGGCGCCATCTACAATTTCCCCGAATTGCGCGCAGAGCTCGAAGGCCTGGGCTACGGCTTCTATTCGGGCGGCGACACTGAGGTGTTGCTCAAGGGCTACCACGCCTGGGGGGCGGACCTGCTGCCCAAGCTCAATGGCATGTTCGCCTTCGCCATCTGGGAACGCGACGCGCAACGCCTGTTCATTGCCCGCGACCGCCTTGGCGTAAAGCCCCTGTACCTGTCGCGCACCGGTGAACGGCTGCGCTTTGCCTCGGCGCTGCCGGCCCTGCTCAAGGGCGGCGATATCAGCCCCCTCCTGGACCCGGTGGCACTGAACCACTACCTGAACTTCCACGCCGTGGTACCTGCGCCACGCACCCTGCTCGCTGGCATTGAAAAGCTGCCACCGGCCAGTTGGATGCGCATCGATGCCGATGGCAAGACCGAACAGAAAACCTGGTGGACATTGCCGTACGGCCCCCATGCCGACGAAGCCAACCTGACCCTGGAAGACTGGCGCGACCGGGTGCTGGACAGCACCCGCGAAGCCGTGGCCATACGCCAACGGGCAGCGGTGGACGTCGGTGTGCTGTTGTCGGGCGGCGTCGATTCCAGCCTGCTGGTAGGCCTGTTGCGCGAAGCTGGGGTCGAGAACCTCTCGACTTTTTCCATCGGCTTTCAGGACGCCGGTGGCGAGCGCGGCGACGAGTTCCAGTATTCGGACCTGATTGCCAAGCACTACGGCACCGAGCATCACCAGTTGCGCATCGATGAACGCGAGATCATCGAGCAACTGCCTGCGGCGTTCCGCGCCATGAGCGAGCCGATGGTCAGCCATGACTGCATCGCCTTTTACCTGCTGTCGCGTGAAGTGGCCAAGCACTGCAAGGTGGTGCAGAGCGGCCAGGGTGCCGACGAGTTGTTTGCCGGTTACCACTGGTACCCGCAGGTGGACGGTGCCAGCGATCCCTATGCTGCCTACCGCGAGGCGTTTTTTGACCGCAGCTATGCCGACTATGCCGATACGGTGCAGCCCAAATGGCGCACGCCCAATGATGCGGCCGGTGATTTTGTCCGTGATCATTTCGCCATGGCCGGCGCCGACGCCGCCGTGGACAAGGCCCTGCGCCTGGACAGCACGGTGATGCTGGTGGACGACCCGGTCAAGCGGGTCGACAACATGACCATGGCCTGGGGGTTGGAGGCACGCACGCCGTTCCTGGACTACCGCCTGGTGGAACTGTCGGCGCGGGTGCCGGCCAAGTTCAAGCTGCCCGATGGCGGCAAGCAAGTGCTCAAGGAAGCCGCGCGCCTGGTCATCCCCAGCGAGGTGATCGATCGCAAGAAAGGCTACTTCCCGGTGCCCGGCCTCAAGCACTTGCAAGGCGACACCTTGAACTGGGTGCGCGACCTGCTGCTGGACCCAAGCCAGGACCGCGGCCTGTTCAACCCCGCCCAACTCGACCGCCTGCTGAGCGACCCGCAAGGCCAACTCACACCTCTGCGTGGTTCCAAACTCTGGCAATTGGCCGCGCTGAACCTGTGGCTCAGCGAACAAGGAATCTGA